The sequence CCGTATACTGGGCACTCAAGACCCGGACATTCATCTCGACGATATTTCTGAAGAGCTGGACGCAGAAGCATTGTCAGCTCAATTTGGGGTGCTAAAAAATGAGAAACCTGAGAAATGGTCAGTGTTTGAATTGAAAAATGAAAAGGGGAAACTGCTGGCGACAGTAGAGCGAAACCCAGTGACAACCGAAGGCATTGGCCGGGAAGAACTGGATGAATTCAAACAGAGCATCCTCGAATTCCAACCGGCATCGGCAGCAAAGTGGCTGAATGAATTCTTTGATAGCGTGAAGGTGATATACGCGATTGAGTTACTACCAATCGGTATGGAGGCGGAGAACTATCATATCATTACCACTACACAGGGTATTATCTGGGAACAGGTAAATGGTATTCTGCAGGCGGATGAAGAAGGGTTTACAAATGAGGAAGGATATCATATACTCTGGCAGTTTCCGGATGATGCAGATGGCGAATGGAATTGCGCAGTGTTGAATGCTGAAGGGAAATGGGAGAATTTTAATATGGACCTGGCGGATGAGCAACAAAGGGAAGCATTTAAGGCAGGCAAGGTACCAGAAGGTGCAAAAAAGGTGAAATAACATTTGCCAGGGATCCCACATTTATTCCTGATTAGTCCGGATGGAAAGGTGGTATTACAGAAATTAGGAGACGGAACAGAGGCGAACTATGACGACATAGAAAAAGTGCTAAAAGAGGGGGCGGAGAATTGACACATGGCATACTTTTTCCGGTACTACTATTATGAAAAAGAAACGTGTGCTAAGAATCATTGGCCGGTATTACAAACGACTCGACAAAAAGAGCCGGCAAATGCCACCTGCATACGACCCGGAAGTGATTCACAAATTCAGGACAAACTATAAAAAACTAAAAGCTTTTCTACATATGATTCAGCTTCCGGGTATACCCGGTAAGCTGAAAGACTTTTATCACCAGCTCGGTACACTACGCGATCTGCAATTGCAGGAGCAGTATACAAAACACGATGCCCGACATTTACCCACTTATAGAAAGATTATACACAAGCAGACAGAACAATCTAAGGAACAATTGCATCAATCACTTGCCCAACAACCAGTGCGAAAAGCTAGTAAAAAAACATTGAAAGCGGTCAAAACCGGTTTCAGCCATAAAACTTATCAAAAGTATTTATCCGGAAAAACCATTGCTATGCAGCAAATGCTGCACCCCACCTCCTTTAGTGACAATGACCTGCATACCATCAGGAAAACCTTCAAAGAATTATCTAATAATAACCAGTTACACAGTTCTACATTACAGGATAGACTTGGCGACTACCAGGATAAATGCAATGCACTCCGGTTGCTCAGAAAATACCGTCCTGCTGAACTGAGTAACAAAGAAGCACAGTATCTTCAACACAAAGAGGAAATATTGGTGAAAGAGAAGAAAAGGATCAAAACCTGGTTAGCCCGGGCGTTAAAAACAATTTCCTAATGGCACCCCGTTTGATATAGCTAAATAACTAACAGTAAGATTAATTATGGGAAACGATAGTTTGTACCCTTACCAGGAACGGGACCTCAATATACTCTTTGATAAACTCACACATGCATCCAAAGGTTATAGGATCCTTTACCAACTACCAACAGGCGGAGGTAAAACGAGAATCTTTTCAGAGATAGCAAAGTGGTATGTCACGAACTTTAACAGACAGGTGATGGTATTAACGCACCGGACAGAACTCTGTAAACAGACCGCGACTACACTTACAAAAATTGGTATCAAAAATAAAGTGATCAATAGCACTGTCAAACAATTGCGTAAGCGGGAAGAACATACCTGTTATGTTGCGATGGTCGAGACATTGCGGAACCGACTGAAACAGGGTATTATCAATCCGGCGTCTGTTGGTCTTGTAATAATTGATGAAGCACATCACAATGCATTCCAAAAACTGTTGAATAAATTCCCACGTGCGATTGTAGTGGGGGTTACAGCCACACCGCTGAGTTCTAATGCAGACTTGCCAATGAACAAAACCTACCAGGAACTGATAGTAGGTGAAAGCATAACCGGTCTCATCAAACAGGGATATCTGGCCAAACCTGTCAACTGGAGATATGACGTGGAACTGAATTCACTTAAAACAGGGATATATGGGGATTTCACCATCAGCACTTCGGATGAATTATATTCATCCAATGCGATGTTGGAATTATTGCTGCATGCATATGAAACACATTCGAAGCATAAAAAGACACTGATCTTTAACAATGGTATCTTCACTTCGAGGAACGTGTGTAAATTATTTAAAGATGCAGGGTATCCTATCAAACACCTGGATAACCGTCATTCTCCTGCGGAGCGTGAAGAGATATTGAAATGGTTCAAAAAGACGAAAGGAGCCATCCTAACATCCGTCTCGATATTGACCACAGGGTTTGACGAACCTTCAATACAAACCGTTATCCTCAATCGCGCAACGACTTCACTGACACTCTATCACCAGATGATTGGACGTGGTTCAAGAAGATTACCCAAAAAGAAAAACTTCAACATCATTGATCTTGGTAATAACATCGATCGTTTTGGAGAATGGCAGGCGCCGATGGATTGGCAGCTGATATTTGAAAGACCGGAAGCGTATATGGAGAGTATGCATTACTTATCCACCAATGAGGCACGGGTGATTTCATCTGATCTGCGGGCTAAATTTCCCAATACATTACAGTTGTCTTTTGATATACAGGAGGCGCATCAGCGTGTAGTAGATGCAGGGCAAAAGCCATTGACAGTGATCAGGGATGCGATCAGGCAACATGCGATGATGTGTATTGAAAATAGTGATACGATACCACAGGCGCTAGAGCTGGCGGAGGTATTGGATCAGGAAATACAATGGAGGGTGAAGCAATATGGGAAATGCCTGGGAAGGGTGACGAAGAATTATACAGATTGGTTAGTGGCGGATTATAAAGAAAGGTTGAAGACATTGATACAGAAAGTGATGCAGAAAGGGAAGACAAAGGCGGCGTAATATCTCAGGGAGAGATTACTACGCCTTATACGAACACCACTAAAATCTCGTTATTTTTTTAACGCTGATTAAATCCCGTACTATGGTTAACGCTGATTAAATCTCGTACTATGGTTAACGCTGATCAAATTTCGTACTATGGTTAACGCTGATCAAATCAGCCACTGTGCCTAACGCTGATAAAGATGCTCCGGCACCTGCGCCAATGTAGATGCAAGTACCTTTACACCCAATCCATACAACTCCTGAAAACTCATGATCAACGGCCGCCATTTATCCGGATCCACCCGATCCGGCATATCTTCATACCTGATATCTTCCTGTAGATGCACCCGTTGAATCTCCAACTCCATCGTCAACACATTTATCTTCTCTCCCGTCAGCGGATGCACACTCACCAATGTCGCTTCCAGATGTACCGGACATTCTTCAATTCTCATGGCCTGCACACAATCAGCTGCTAACGGGGTAAACCCTGCTCTGCCAAATTTATCCGGTTCATACACATACCCTTTTATTAACTTCCCTTGCGGGACAGGATAAGTTCCCGTAGTTAATGCTAACCTATTCACCTGTGTAGCTTGCTCAACCGAAGGCAGGTTCAACACACACTCCTTTGTACGCAATAGATTTTCAGTCGTTTTAGAGCTGGCAGCAATGCCGATCATACAGCGATACCCTAACCAGAAGATAGACGAAATAGGAGCGAGATTATACGTTCCATCTTCATTTACAGTGCTGACTACCACCACTGGTGTACCGAAGTAAAGAATGGACGGATGACTTATGTAGTGCATAAATATTTGATTGTGATAGCAAAGCTGACACAATTTGAGTATAGCAAAAATCCGGTTCTTGCGAAATATGAAGTTTTTGTACCTTTCATATATGTCTATGAAAAATATAATCCTCCACCCATCCCAATACCAGGAGGAACGCACCAGCGATTGGATAAATAGATTCTTTGGGGTTCTATTTGGAATAACATTCCTCATCAGTATTCCCCTGATCTTCTGGACATTGAGTATATATTGGACTACGTTGATTGATGGATATTGCTTATTCCTGCTTGCATTGTTTATAGGTTTTTCAGTTACTATCCTGTTTAGGAAGCGGATAGATTTATCTTCCAGCAAACATGACTTACCACGTGGTGTGCAATTGATTTTGTTTTGTGTGTTTAATAGTTTTTCCTTTGGTACGATCATTATATTTTCCATACTGTGGGGGAATCAGGCATTTGGTGGTCGTTCCCATACAACCATGAAGATAGCAGTGACGTCCTTTGGGCATACACGGCCGACTAGGAATAATGATCCGGTACCGTTTGTGGAGGCGATTTATAAGAATAAAAAAGTAGGCAAGTATTATCCACGGTATGCTGATGTGGAGCATGTGGATAGTTTAAAGGTCAGCGTGATTAATGGGTGGTTAGGATTTGAGGTGGTGGTGGTGGAATAAATTTAATTATTCTCCAGTTGTAGATACTTGTTTAAACTCCAGGAGTAAAAATCCAAATTTTCTCTTGGAATAAAAAAGCCTTTGATGCTGTTGAGGTTGCGGATACAGATTTGGATATGATTTTTCTCACGTATACCAGCACCTTTAAAAGCAGGTCCGCCCTCAATGAATGCACAACGTACAGAGTCAAACATTTTGAGATCGCTCATACCATGTATTCCTATATCATTTTTGTAATTTTTAAAAATTACGGCATGCATATATTCAATAACTGCACAATCGAGCTCCCTTAATAACTTATCTTTATGTACATCACGGGCAATATTTCTATTAACTGGCAATGGCTTACCAATTTCGTTATATATCTTTTCCATCGCATAATAATAAGTCTTGAGCAATTCAATATGGCCGGAGTCTAAAAAATCACAACAGTGACCAAGATCAATTACTGCCCCAACGACAGCAGGCTCTTTGAACCTTCCTTGTTTTACCTTCTGCACGGCCCATTCACGGGCTCTGGCAAAATTATTCTCCCAGAAATAAAAACCATGACCAAGCCAGTCATGAGGTTCTTCACTGATCTTAATAATCTGTGGATGATGAACCAATGCATGGCATGTGGATTTATCACAACCGTGAAATCCAATTACTAAGTTGGACCTATTACTATACATAATAAAAAATGATTAAAATGTTTCGGAAGTATCAGTAGCAGTGGCTACAGTAGTGGAAGTAGCTGCGGAATTGGCTGTGTTTGCTGCTATCGCCCTCGCCAAATGTTGGTAGTGTTTCGTAAAGTTCCCATCCTTATCAAGATGGCCAGCACGCTGTAATGAAAGCAGTGCTTCTTCCCTGGTTATACCATTTTTCAGTATTCTTTCCGCCAAACTTTTCAAACGTTGGATATCTTGTGTGTTCATGATATAAAGTTAGGATTTTCGCTTAAAAAACCAAACAAAATAATTTCATAATAATCTGATTATCAATATAATAATAACAAGAAACCAATACAACAAAAAATCCCCATAGCATTACTGCTATGGGGATTTTCAAATGCATTTAATTACTCAACAACCACCGTCACTTCATTCACCTTCGTCAACCCACTCACACCCTCTCCCTGATACACTACCTTGTAAGTACCCGGATGAGTGATATTGTACCCTGTCAGCAAATCAATCTCAGCAGACACACTTCCTTTTGCAGCTACTTTAATATAAGCATCTGCCGGCGGTGGCGTCACTCTCTTCGCCATCACCCCTTTGTACTGTACTGCCTCGCCTTTGCTGTCAGTCACTTCAAAGAAAGAATTCATAAACCTTTGTTCAAACGGCGTATGCCATTTACAAAATTCCTGCTCCTTGTCAGAAGGATTGTTTACATTAAATTTCAGCAGAATAGGTTTGCCTGCCTTTACCTTCTCAGGTACAGACATTACAGTTTCGAGTACAGAAGCACTGCTCGTATCGGCAGCTACAGGTTCAGCTACGGCAGCAGTGGTATCCTGTGCCTGTTGGGTTGTGTCATTTTGTGCACTTTGTGCATTTTGGGACTGCTGGCATGCAGTGAAAGAAAAAATGGACAGACCAACTGCCATTGTAAAAAACTGGTTTTTCATTTAGATCAATTATGCCGGAAAATTAGTTCTTTTAAACACAAGAATATACTTCCTGAAGAAATACTTCCCAACGAGAATTTGACATGCTACAAGTATAGAGTTATGAAAATTAAGACTGCTGAAAAACAATACATACTGTGGTAGGATCCAACACGGCAAACTCTTTCAATCCCCAGGGTTGTTGTTTGATATAGTTCAGATTCGGATGTAAAATAGAAGGTCGTCTTGACTTAATATCAGCATAAATCGCCTCAATATCATCAGTAGCTATTCTGATTTCAGGTCTGCTATCTTTAGTAGCCAGCTCAGGTTCTACCATCAATTGAAAGGTCGCATTATCCCGACTCACGATATACAACACCTCATCATGGTAGCCTAATTTAAATCCAAGTCCATCAATAAAAAAATCCAGTGCCTGCTGGATATCTGCATAAAATACTTTGGGTAATACGGCGATGAGACTCATAATGCTAACATTTACATTTTTAGGAACTGGTCTACAATATAACCCATTATTTCTAATGAACGAGTTCCGCTACCAACAATCGCCACACAACTCACCACCGATGAATTCGACTACAATTTCGATAATATGGTCAACATTTAATTGTTATAATCCTTCATTCACAGGAACAGGTGCCTGGAAATAAGAAGACGTACCGAAAGCAGAAGTACCTGATATCATCTGGTAACACTCATCGGCTTTTCAAACTTCGCCGCATTAAAAATCCGCTCTCTATGCTGCAATCCCCAATCCGCCAATCCATCTGTCAACTCCTTCAAACTCTTTCCATATTGTGAGATCTTATAAGTCACCGTCAGCGGCTGACTCTCCGACACCTCTCTGATAATAAGTCCATTTATCTCCAGATCTTTCAACGCCCTGCTCAACACCTTCCCCGCTATCCCATTCAAATCCTTCAACAACTCTGAATACCGCATAGGTCTATAACAAAGATGTGAAATCAACACAAGCGTCCATTTACCACTCAGGATATGAAGGGTATCATCAATTGCCCGGACCTTTCTCATACATTCAGTGAATGTTGGATTATCTAAGTTTTCATTTTCCATATACAAGCTGGTTACTTTTTTGTCACTAAGGTTACCCGTATGTCACCACCATCGGGCCCCCTAAAGTTACTTATTTACGTCAAGTGAATTTACTTTTGTTAAAAATTGGAATCACATGAGTTTACTTGAAGATTTACAGTGGCGCTATGCCACTAAAAAGATGAATGGCACAAAGGTACCTCAGGAAAAATTAGATTATATCTTAGAAGCTGCCCGTTTGGCGCCTTCTTCTTCCGGTTTACAGCAGTATAAAATGATCGTCATTTCCGACAAGGCTTTGCTGAAAAAAATACAAGGTATCGCTTACAATCAAACCCAGATTATAGATTGTTCACATTTACTGATCTGGATCGCATGGGATGGGTATAGTGATGAACGGATCACCGGCGTATTCAACGTTATGATGGATGAGCGTGGTTTACCTCATGATACGATGGATGATTATAAGAGCGTGATTTTAAACCTATATGAGACGAAAGGACAGGAGTGGCAGGCTCATCATGCGGCAAAGCAAAGTTATATCTCCTTTGCAATGGCGATTGCTGCAGCTGCGGAGCAGAAGGTGGATGCTACGCCTATGGAAGGGTTCATTCCTGAGAAACTGGATGAATTGTTGAATTTAAAGGGAAGCGGGTATAAGAGTACGGTGATATTGCCGCTGGGATATAGGGAAACAGAGAATGACTGGTTGGTGAATATGAAAAAAGTGCGCACTCCTAAAGAAGCGTTTATTACTGAAATGACGATTGCAGATGTGGCAGAATTGGCAGAGACTGCGGCAGGATTGGATCTGAATACGATTATAAAGAAGTAATGAAAAGCGCGTGTATCAAAAGAAAGATACACGCGCTTTTTATTCAGATACCTGATGGAGCCAGGTTTCTATTTATTCGATTCTCAGAGGTTTTATTTTATTTATGATACAACTTCATTTTATTTAACCAATTTGTACACAACTCCAATTCAATTACCTCTCCAAACCGCCATTAAAAGATCCATTCATCACCTCCTTATTTAATCAACTCATACACCGGCAACCTATCCAACGCCACCACCTGCTCAATCGTCTTAGGCCCCTTAAACACCTCCCCTTTATCACTCCTCCATTTCCCCTTCGGCAACACAACAGACTGCTTTCCATCCTTCGCCATCACAGGCGCCACCAAATACTTATCTCCCAACATAAACTCACCCTTCACTTCCGCAAGCCCCTGCCCGGGAAACTCATACTCCATACACCTCACAATAGGCTCCCCATTGAATGCCGATGCCTTCGCCAATTGCATGATATAAGGCGTATATTTCTCCCTGATCTCCACCGTCTTCTTCACAATTGCTAAATGCTCCTGACTCAACACCCTCCATGGCGCCACCGAAAACTGCATCATCGGCATCAAAGCAGAACATTGCGCCGAACGCACTACCAACTCCTCATCCAATTTATCTCTTCCTATAAAAGATCCATATTCACCTCCGCCAATCATATCCGGACAAGTAAAATTATATCCCAACAACCCCGCAAGCGTAATATGCGGAATCAGTTTCTGCAGATCCACCCATGTGTGTTGCTTATCTCTTAATCGCTGCACCAATGGCTCTCCCGCCATCTTCCACATAGCACGGTATTCATTCAAAGCATATCCCAATCCAATCTCACCCCACAACTGACTATGATCATTAGGTATCGCTTTCTCATAAGAAACAGCATCAGCAGGATAAAAATCAGCATCACCTGCATCAAACTTAAATCCATCCAGGTGATAGGTATGCACCATATAATCCAGTCTTCCCTTAAACCATTCCTTCGCTGCCGGATTAGTAAAATCCAACACGGCACTATACCCATTCCACCATGTCAGGATAGCCGTGGTATCAGCCTTCTTATTCAGTAACAGCTTTTTACTTTGCAACTCTCTGAACACTTCTGTATCAGGAGAAATAAAAGGACTTATCCACAACATCACCTTAAAACCCATTTTGTGCAGGCTATCGATCATCGCAGTAGCATTTTCAAATCTATCTTTTCTGAAATCGAATCGACCATAATAGTCACCCCAGTTATCATCAATCATC is a genomic window of Chitinophaga sp. LS1 containing:
- a CDS encoding glycoside hydrolase family 31 protein, translating into MPWGKVLSTILIVAICKCSYAQTKTIQIKNGERWYGGAVTEGQQMPVKDGYTFNLFANTGGNQAAPLLLSTSGRYIWSDGPFTFTVKGDVLEITNAAAPVELDSIGHNLKEAFANAAKKHFPAKGKLPDTLLLYRPQYNTWIELVYNQNQADILAYAKAIIENGFPAGVLMIDDNWGDYYGRFDFRKDRFENATAMIDSLHKMGFKVMLWISPFISPDTEVFRELQSKKLLLNKKADTTAILTWWNGYSAVLDFTNPAAKEWFKGRLDYMVHTYHLDGFKFDAGDADFYPADAVSYEKAIPNDHSQLWGEIGLGYALNEYRAMWKMAGEPLVQRLRDKQHTWVDLQKLIPHITLAGLLGYNFTCPDMIGGGEYGSFIGRDKLDEELVVRSAQCSALMPMMQFSVAPWRVLSQEHLAIVKKTVEIREKYTPYIMQLAKASAFNGEPIVRCMEYEFPGQGLAEVKGEFMLGDKYLVAPVMAKDGKQSVVLPKGKWRSDKGEVFKGPKTIEQVVALDRLPVYELIK
- a CDS encoding helix-turn-helix domain-containing protein, producing the protein MRKVRAIDDTLHILSGKWTLVLISHLCYRPMRYSELLKDLNGIAGKVLSRALKDLEINGLIIREVSESQPLTVTYKISQYGKSLKELTDGLADWGLQHRERIFNAAKFEKPMSVTR
- a CDS encoding VOC family protein; translation: MSLIAVLPKVFYADIQQALDFFIDGLGFKLGYHDEVLYIVSRDNATFQLMVEPELATKDSRPEIRIATDDIEAIYADIKSRRPSILHPNLNYIKQQPWGLKEFAVLDPTTVCIVFQQS
- a CDS encoding CHAD domain-containing protein; its protein translation is MKKKRVLRIIGRYYKRLDKKSRQMPPAYDPEVIHKFRTNYKKLKAFLHMIQLPGIPGKLKDFYHQLGTLRDLQLQEQYTKHDARHLPTYRKIIHKQTEQSKEQLHQSLAQQPVRKASKKTLKAVKTGFSHKTYQKYLSGKTIAMQQMLHPTSFSDNDLHTIRKTFKELSNNNQLHSSTLQDRLGDYQDKCNALRLLRKYRPAELSNKEAQYLQHKEEILVKEKKRIKTWLARALKTIS
- a CDS encoding nitroreductase family protein, producing the protein MSLLEDLQWRYATKKMNGTKVPQEKLDYILEAARLAPSSSGLQQYKMIVISDKALLKKIQGIAYNQTQIIDCSHLLIWIAWDGYSDERITGVFNVMMDERGLPHDTMDDYKSVILNLYETKGQEWQAHHAAKQSYISFAMAIAAAAEQKVDATPMEGFIPEKLDELLNLKGSGYKSTVILPLGYRETENDWLVNMKKVRTPKEAFITEMTIADVAELAETAAGLDLNTIIKK
- a CDS encoding DEAD/DEAH box helicase yields the protein MGNDSLYPYQERDLNILFDKLTHASKGYRILYQLPTGGGKTRIFSEIAKWYVTNFNRQVMVLTHRTELCKQTATTLTKIGIKNKVINSTVKQLRKREEHTCYVAMVETLRNRLKQGIINPASVGLVIIDEAHHNAFQKLLNKFPRAIVVGVTATPLSSNADLPMNKTYQELIVGESITGLIKQGYLAKPVNWRYDVELNSLKTGIYGDFTISTSDELYSSNAMLELLLHAYETHSKHKKTLIFNNGIFTSRNVCKLFKDAGYPIKHLDNRHSPAEREEILKWFKKTKGAILTSVSILTTGFDEPSIQTVILNRATTSLTLYHQMIGRGSRRLPKKKNFNIIDLGNNIDRFGEWQAPMDWQLIFERPEAYMESMHYLSTNEARVISSDLRAKFPNTLQLSFDIQEAHQRVVDAGQKPLTVIRDAIRQHAMMCIENSDTIPQALELAEVLDQEIQWRVKQYGKCLGRVTKNYTDWLVADYKERLKTLIQKVMQKGKTKAA
- a CDS encoding flavin reductase family protein; the encoded protein is MHYISHPSILYFGTPVVVVSTVNEDGTYNLAPISSIFWLGYRCMIGIAASSKTTENLLRTKECVLNLPSVEQATQVNRLALTTGTYPVPQGKLIKGYVYEPDKFGRAGFTPLAADCVQAMRIEECPVHLEATLVSVHPLTGEKINVLTMELEIQRVHLQEDIRYEDMPDRVDPDKWRPLIMSFQELYGLGVKVLASTLAQVPEHLYQR